One part of the Actinomycetota bacterium genome encodes these proteins:
- a CDS encoding sigma factor-like helix-turn-helix DNA-binding protein, with protein MGIDTNFETWYRTEHPRLLAALAVVAGDVEVARDLTAEAFARALERWDRVSAMSSPGGWTYRVALNLLRRRARRATLERRLLLRLAPAPGPVALPAPAIEVWEAVTALPPRMRTALALRYLGGLTEAEVGDAMGITPGTVASTLHDARRRLAVLLAPASATQEVSHG; from the coding sequence ATGGGCATCGACACCAACTTCGAGACCTGGTACCGCACCGAACACCCCCGGTTGCTGGCCGCCCTGGCCGTCGTGGCCGGGGACGTGGAGGTGGCGCGCGACCTCACCGCCGAGGCCTTCGCCCGCGCCCTCGAGCGCTGGGACAGGGTGTCGGCGATGAGCTCGCCCGGAGGTTGGACCTACCGGGTCGCCCTCAACCTCCTCCGCCGCCGGGCCCGGCGGGCCACCCTCGAACGCCGCCTGCTGCTGCGCCTGGCCCCTGCCCCCGGCCCGGTCGCCCTGCCGGCGCCGGCCATCGAGGTCTGGGAAGCCGTGACCGCCCTGCCCCCCCGCATGCGCACCGCCCTCGCCCTGCGTTACCTCGGCGGGCTCACCGAGGCCGAGGTGGGCGACGCCATGGGCATCACCCCGGGCACGGTGGCCAGCACCCTCCACGACGCCCGCCGCCGCCTGGCGGTGCTGCTTGCCC